In Vicugna pacos chromosome 10, VicPac4, whole genome shotgun sequence, the following proteins share a genomic window:
- the PKP3 gene encoding plakophilin-3 isoform X1: MEPRTPGPRPAAVASGMSPRAGGIRTTSGPEAGVCSLALPSDLQLDRRGAEGPEAERLRVARVQEQVRARLLQLGQQPWPNGAAEPEGAAEAARGGGSRAGYHTLQAGFSSRSQGLSGDTTSTFRPIAKPTYSPASWSSRSAVDLSSSRRLSSAHNGGIAFGAAGYGAAQPVAPMPTRPVSFHERGRVGSRVDYDTLSLRSLRLGAGGPDDRYSVMSEHLEPSAASAYRSFAYERHASSSSGQAGGLDWPEPTEGPPSRTIRAPAMRTLQRFQSSHRSRAGPAGPPGAVLEPVTRAPSVRSLSLSLADSGHLPDMRALDSYGSHRTLQRLSSGFDDIDLPSAVKYLMASDPNLQVLGAAYIQHKCYSDATAKKQARSLQAVPRLVKLFNHANQEVQRHATGAMRNLVYDSADNKLALVEENGIFELLRTLREQDDELRKNVTGILWNLSSSDHLKDRLARDTLEQLTDLVLSPLSGAGGPPLIQQNASEAEIFYNATGFLRNLSSASQATRQKMRECHGLVDALVTYINHALDVGKCEDKSVENAVCVLRNLSYRLYDEMPPSALQRLEGRGRRDVAGAPPGEVVGCFTPQSRRLRELPLMADALTFAEVSKDPKGLEWLWSPQIVGLYNRLLQRCELNRHTTEAAAGALQNITAGDRRWAGVLSRLALEQERILNPLLDRVRTADHHQLRSLTGLIRNLSRNARNKDEMSTKVVSHLIEKLPGSVGEKCPPADVLVNIIAVLNNLVVASPVAARDLLYFDGLRKLVFLKKMRDSPDSEKSSRAASSLLANLWQYSKLHRDFRAKGYRKEDFLGP; encoded by the exons ATGGAGCCCAGGACTCCTGGACCTCGACCGGCAGCAGTGGCCTCTGGGATGAGCCCCAGGGCCGGCGGTATCCGGACCACCAGCGGG CCCGAGGCCGGCGTGTGCTCCCTGGCACTGCCCTCcgacctgcagctggaccgccgGGGCGCAGAAGGGCCAGAGGCTGAGCGGTTGCGGGTGGCCCGGGTCCAGGAGCAGGTCCGCGCTCGCCTCCTGCAGCTGGGCCAGCAGCCATGGCCCAATGGGGCCGCCGAGCCTGAGGGGGCCGCCGAGGCAGCCAGAGGAG GTGGGTCCCGGGCCGGGTACCACACCCTGCAGGCTGGCTTCAGCTCCCGCTCCCAGGGCCTGAGTGGGGACACCACCTCG accTTCCGGCCCATCGCCAAACCTACCTACAGCCCTGCTTCCTGGTCCTCCCGTTCGGCCGTGGACCTGAGCTCCAGTCGGaggctgagctctgcccacaaCGGGGGCATTGCCTTTGGGGCTGCCGGGTACGGGGCTGCCCAGCCTGTTGCACCCATGCCCACCCGGCCCGTGTCCTTCCATGAGCGTGGCAGGGTGGGGAGCCGGGTGGATTATGACACCTTGTCCCTGCGCTCCCTgaggctgggggccgggggcccGGATGACCGCTACAGTGTGATGTCCGAGCACCTGGAGCCGTCCGCTGCCTCCGCGTATAGGTCCTTTGCCTACGAACGCCATGCCAGCTCCAGCTCTGGCCAGGCTGGGGGCCTGGACTGGCCGGAGCCCACCGAGGGACCACCCAGCCGGACCATCCGTGCCCCcgccatgcgaaccctgcagcgATTCCAGAGCAGCCACCGCAGCCGTGCGGGGCCTGCGGGGCCGCCGGGGGCCGTCCTGGAGCCTGTGACCCGGGCGCCATCCGTGCgcagcctcagcctcagcctggcTGACTCGGGCCACCTGCCGGACATGCGTGCGCTGGACAGCTACGGTAGCCACCGCACACTGCAGAGGCTCAGCAGcgg CTTTGATGACATTGACCTACCCTCAGCAGTCAAGTACCTCATGGCTTCAGACCCCAACCTGCAGGTGCTGGGAGCGGCCTACATCCAACACAAGTGCTACAGTGATGCGACGGCCAAGAAGCAG GCCCGCAGCCTTCAGGCCGTGCCCAGGCTGGTGAAGCTCTTCAACCACGCCAACCAGGAGGTGCAGCGCCACGCCACGGGCGCCATGCGCAACCTCGTGTATGACAGCGCGGACAACAAGCTGGCCCTGGTGGAGGAGAACGGCATCTTCGAGCTGCTGCGCACGCTGCGCGAGCAGGACGATGAGCTGCGCAAGAACGTCACAG GGATCCTGTGGAACTTGTCCTCCAGTGACCACCTGAAGGACCGCCTGGCCCGAGACACGTTGGAGCAGCTCACAGACCTGGTGCTGAGCCCCCTCTCGGGGGCTGGGGGACCCCCCCTCATCCAGCAGAACGCCTCGGAGGCCGAGATCTTCTACAACGCCACGGGCTTCCTCAG GAACCTCAGCTCAGCCTCCCAGGCCACTCGTCAAAAGATGCGTGAGTGCCACGGGCTGGTGGACGCCCTGGTCACCTATATCAACCATGCCCTGGACGTGGGCAAGTGTGAGGACAAG AGCGTGGAGAATGCCGTGTGCGTGCTGAGGAACCTGTCCTACCGCCTGTATGACGAGATGCCGCCATCTGCCCTGCAGCGGCTGGAGGGCCGGGGCCGCCGGGACGTGGCGGGGGCGCCGCCCGGCGAGGTGGTGGGCTGCTTCACTCCGCAGAGCCGGCGGCTCCGAGAG CTGCCCCTCATGGCTGACGCGCTCACCTTTGCCGAGGTGTCTAAGGACCCCAAGGGCCTTGAGTGGCTGTGGAGCCCCCAGATCGTGGGGCTGTACAACCGGCTGCTGCAGCGTTGCGAGCTAAACCGGCACACCACTGAGGCGGCCGCTGGGGCACTGCAGAACATCACCGCGGGCGACCGCAGG TGGGCAGGCGTGCTGAGCCGGCTGGCTCTGGAGCAGGAGCGCATCCTGAATCCGCTGCTGGACCGAGTTCGGACCGCTGACCACCACCAGCTGCGCTCACTGACTGGCCTCATCCGAAACCTGTCTCGGAACGCCAGGAACAAGGATGAGATGT CCACCAAGGTGGTGAGTCACCTGATCGAGAAGCTGCCTGGCAGCGTGGGTGAGAAGTGCCCTCCGGCTGACGTGCTGGTGAACATCATAGCCGTGCTCAACAACCTGGTGGTGGCCAGTCCAGTCGCCGCCCGGGACCTGCTTTACTTCGATGGACTCCGCAAGCTGGTCTTCCTCAAGAAGATGCGGGACAG ccccgacAGTGAGAAGTCCTCGAGGGCGGCCTCCAGCCTCCTGGCCAACTTGTGGCAGTACAGCAAGCTCCACCGAGACTTCCGGGCG AAGGGCTACCGAAAGGAGGACTTCCTGGGCCCATAG
- the PKP3 gene encoding plakophilin-3 isoform X2, translating into MHGLQGEEDSRGGRSRRLVARVGLGSELKPEAGVCSLALPSDLQLDRRGAEGPEAERLRVARVQEQVRARLLQLGQQPWPNGAAEPEGAAEAARGGGSRAGYHTLQAGFSSRSQGLSGDTTSTFRPIAKPTYSPASWSSRSAVDLSSSRRLSSAHNGGIAFGAAGYGAAQPVAPMPTRPVSFHERGRVGSRVDYDTLSLRSLRLGAGGPDDRYSVMSEHLEPSAASAYRSFAYERHASSSSGQAGGLDWPEPTEGPPSRTIRAPAMRTLQRFQSSHRSRAGPAGPPGAVLEPVTRAPSVRSLSLSLADSGHLPDMRALDSYGSHRTLQRLSSGFDDIDLPSAVKYLMASDPNLQVLGAAYIQHKCYSDATAKKQARSLQAVPRLVKLFNHANQEVQRHATGAMRNLVYDSADNKLALVEENGIFELLRTLREQDDELRKNVTGILWNLSSSDHLKDRLARDTLEQLTDLVLSPLSGAGGPPLIQQNASEAEIFYNATGFLRNLSSASQATRQKMRECHGLVDALVTYINHALDVGKCEDKSVENAVCVLRNLSYRLYDEMPPSALQRLEGRGRRDVAGAPPGEVVGCFTPQSRRLRELPLMADALTFAEVSKDPKGLEWLWSPQIVGLYNRLLQRCELNRHTTEAAAGALQNITAGDRRWAGVLSRLALEQERILNPLLDRVRTADHHQLRSLTGLIRNLSRNARNKDEMSTKVVSHLIEKLPGSVGEKCPPADVLVNIIAVLNNLVVASPVAARDLLYFDGLRKLVFLKKMRDSPDSEKSSRAASSLLANLWQYSKLHRDFRAKGYRKEDFLGP; encoded by the exons ATGCACGGGCTCCAGGGAGAAGAGGACTCTCggggaggaaggagcaggaggCTGGTCGCAAGGGTCGGACTGGGCTCTGAGCTTAAG CCCGAGGCCGGCGTGTGCTCCCTGGCACTGCCCTCcgacctgcagctggaccgccgGGGCGCAGAAGGGCCAGAGGCTGAGCGGTTGCGGGTGGCCCGGGTCCAGGAGCAGGTCCGCGCTCGCCTCCTGCAGCTGGGCCAGCAGCCATGGCCCAATGGGGCCGCCGAGCCTGAGGGGGCCGCCGAGGCAGCCAGAGGAG GTGGGTCCCGGGCCGGGTACCACACCCTGCAGGCTGGCTTCAGCTCCCGCTCCCAGGGCCTGAGTGGGGACACCACCTCG accTTCCGGCCCATCGCCAAACCTACCTACAGCCCTGCTTCCTGGTCCTCCCGTTCGGCCGTGGACCTGAGCTCCAGTCGGaggctgagctctgcccacaaCGGGGGCATTGCCTTTGGGGCTGCCGGGTACGGGGCTGCCCAGCCTGTTGCACCCATGCCCACCCGGCCCGTGTCCTTCCATGAGCGTGGCAGGGTGGGGAGCCGGGTGGATTATGACACCTTGTCCCTGCGCTCCCTgaggctgggggccgggggcccGGATGACCGCTACAGTGTGATGTCCGAGCACCTGGAGCCGTCCGCTGCCTCCGCGTATAGGTCCTTTGCCTACGAACGCCATGCCAGCTCCAGCTCTGGCCAGGCTGGGGGCCTGGACTGGCCGGAGCCCACCGAGGGACCACCCAGCCGGACCATCCGTGCCCCcgccatgcgaaccctgcagcgATTCCAGAGCAGCCACCGCAGCCGTGCGGGGCCTGCGGGGCCGCCGGGGGCCGTCCTGGAGCCTGTGACCCGGGCGCCATCCGTGCgcagcctcagcctcagcctggcTGACTCGGGCCACCTGCCGGACATGCGTGCGCTGGACAGCTACGGTAGCCACCGCACACTGCAGAGGCTCAGCAGcgg CTTTGATGACATTGACCTACCCTCAGCAGTCAAGTACCTCATGGCTTCAGACCCCAACCTGCAGGTGCTGGGAGCGGCCTACATCCAACACAAGTGCTACAGTGATGCGACGGCCAAGAAGCAG GCCCGCAGCCTTCAGGCCGTGCCCAGGCTGGTGAAGCTCTTCAACCACGCCAACCAGGAGGTGCAGCGCCACGCCACGGGCGCCATGCGCAACCTCGTGTATGACAGCGCGGACAACAAGCTGGCCCTGGTGGAGGAGAACGGCATCTTCGAGCTGCTGCGCACGCTGCGCGAGCAGGACGATGAGCTGCGCAAGAACGTCACAG GGATCCTGTGGAACTTGTCCTCCAGTGACCACCTGAAGGACCGCCTGGCCCGAGACACGTTGGAGCAGCTCACAGACCTGGTGCTGAGCCCCCTCTCGGGGGCTGGGGGACCCCCCCTCATCCAGCAGAACGCCTCGGAGGCCGAGATCTTCTACAACGCCACGGGCTTCCTCAG GAACCTCAGCTCAGCCTCCCAGGCCACTCGTCAAAAGATGCGTGAGTGCCACGGGCTGGTGGACGCCCTGGTCACCTATATCAACCATGCCCTGGACGTGGGCAAGTGTGAGGACAAG AGCGTGGAGAATGCCGTGTGCGTGCTGAGGAACCTGTCCTACCGCCTGTATGACGAGATGCCGCCATCTGCCCTGCAGCGGCTGGAGGGCCGGGGCCGCCGGGACGTGGCGGGGGCGCCGCCCGGCGAGGTGGTGGGCTGCTTCACTCCGCAGAGCCGGCGGCTCCGAGAG CTGCCCCTCATGGCTGACGCGCTCACCTTTGCCGAGGTGTCTAAGGACCCCAAGGGCCTTGAGTGGCTGTGGAGCCCCCAGATCGTGGGGCTGTACAACCGGCTGCTGCAGCGTTGCGAGCTAAACCGGCACACCACTGAGGCGGCCGCTGGGGCACTGCAGAACATCACCGCGGGCGACCGCAGG TGGGCAGGCGTGCTGAGCCGGCTGGCTCTGGAGCAGGAGCGCATCCTGAATCCGCTGCTGGACCGAGTTCGGACCGCTGACCACCACCAGCTGCGCTCACTGACTGGCCTCATCCGAAACCTGTCTCGGAACGCCAGGAACAAGGATGAGATGT CCACCAAGGTGGTGAGTCACCTGATCGAGAAGCTGCCTGGCAGCGTGGGTGAGAAGTGCCCTCCGGCTGACGTGCTGGTGAACATCATAGCCGTGCTCAACAACCTGGTGGTGGCCAGTCCAGTCGCCGCCCGGGACCTGCTTTACTTCGATGGACTCCGCAAGCTGGTCTTCCTCAAGAAGATGCGGGACAG ccccgacAGTGAGAAGTCCTCGAGGGCGGCCTCCAGCCTCCTGGCCAACTTGTGGCAGTACAGCAAGCTCCACCGAGACTTCCGGGCG AAGGGCTACCGAAAGGAGGACTTCCTGGGCCCATAG
- the SIGIRR gene encoding single Ig IL-1-related receptor isoform X1, with protein MREESAEARGDPHLRPKPPTRPGALTDLIQGQRVSFAQPLGDQSARPRSPVEPWVAPVPSLPRGGPGQTMAGVCNRAPDFLSPSGHQALGSALGSVVTLNCTASVVSGPHCPLPSVQWLKDGLLLGSGRHHALHEDSWVKANLSEVLVSSVLGVNLTSAEDFGTFTCSIQNVSSSSFTLWRAGPAGHVAAVLASLLVLLVLLLTALLYVKCRLNVLLWYQDTYGEVEMNDGKLYDAYVSYSDSPEDRKFVNFILKPQLERRRGYKLFLDDRDLLPRAEPSADLLVNLSRCRRLVVVLSDAFLGRAWCSHSFREGLCRLLELTRKPIFITFEGQRRDPAHPALRLLRQHRHLVTLLLWRPGSVMPSSNFWKELQLALPRKVQYRAMEGDPQTRLQDDKDPMLIVGSRVPEGRSLDPELDPDPEGDLGVRGPVFGEPSAPPHASGVSLGEGRGSEVDISDLGSRNYSARTDFYCLVSEEDV; from the exons ATGAGGGAAGAGAGCGCCGAGGCGCGAGGGGACCCCCACCTCCGCCCCAAG CCTCCGACCCGTCCTGGAGCCCTGACTGACCTGATACAAGGACAGAGAGTGAGTTTTGCCCAGCCCTTGGGAGACCAGTCTGCTCGGCCAAGGAGCCCCGTGGAGCCGTGGGTGGCCCCAGTACCCAGCCTGCCCCGAGGAGGCCCCGGCCAGACCATGGCAG GAGTCTGCAACAGGGCCCCTGACTTCCTCTCCCCATCTGGACACCAGGCGCTGGGGTCTGCCCTAGGCAGTGTGGTCACTCTGAACTGCACCGCCTCGGTGGTCTCTGGGCCCCACTGCCCCCTGCCCTCAGTCCAGTGGCTGAAAGATGGGCTGCTGCTGGGCAGTGGAAGACACCATGCCCTCCACGAGGACTCCTG GGTCAAGGCCAACTTGTCAGAGGTGCTTGTGTCCAGTGTCCTGGGGGTCAACCTGACCAGTGCGGAGGACTTTGGGACCTTCACCTGCTCCATCCAGAACGTCAGCTCCTCCTCCTTTACTCTTTGGAGAGCTG GCCCAGCTGGACATGTGGCTGCGGTGCTGGCTTCACTCCTAGTCCTGCTGGTCCTGCTCCTGACAGCGCTGCTGTATGTGAAGTGTCGACTCAATGTATTGCTCTGGTACCAAGACACGTACGGGGAGGTGGAGATGAACG ATGGGAAGCTCTACGACGCCTACGTCTCCTACAGCGACAGCCCCGAGGACCGGAAGTTCGTGAACTTCATCCTGAAGCCGCAGCTGGAGCGGCGTCGGGGTTACAAGCTCTTCCTGGATGATCGCGACCTCCTGCCGCGCGCGG AGCCGTCCGCCGACCTCCTGGTGAACCTGAGCCGCTGCCGGCGCCTCGTCGTGGTGCTGTCGGACGCCTTCCTGGGCCGGGCCTGGTGCAGCCACAGCTTCCG GGAGGGCCTGTGCCGGCTGCTGGAGCTCACGCGTAAACCCATCTTCATCACCTTCGAGGGCCAGCGGCGAGACCCGGCGCACCCCGCGCTTCGCCTGCTGCGCCAGCACCGCCATCTGGTGACCCTGCTGCTCTGGAGGCCCGGCTCGGTG ATGCCTTCCTCCAATTTTTGGAAAGAGCTACAGCTGGCACTGCCGCGGAAGGTGCAGTACAGAGCGATGGAGGGAGACCCCCAGACCCGGCTGCAGGATGACAAAGACCCCATGCTGATTGTGGGAAGCCGGGTCCCGGAAGGTCGGAGCCTGGACCCAGAGCTGGACCCTGACCCTGAGGGGGACCTGG GTGTACGAGGGCCTGTCTTTGGGGAGCCATCAGCTCCACCGCACGCAAGTGGGGTCTCACTTGGAGAAGGCCGCGGCAGTGAGGTGGATATCTCGGATCTCGGCTCCCGAAACTACAGTGCCCGCACGGACTTCTACTGTCTGGTGTCAGAGGAAGACGTGTAG
- the SIGIRR gene encoding single Ig IL-1-related receptor isoform X3, which translates to MAGVCNRAPDFLSPSGHQALGSALGSVVTLNCTASVVSGPHCPLPSVQWLKDGLLLGSGRHHALHEDSWVKANLSEVLVSSVLGVNLTSAEDFGTFTCSIQNVSSSSFTLWRAGPAGHVAAVLASLLVLLVLLLTALLYVKCRLNVLLWYQDTYGEVEMNDGKLYDAYVSYSDSPEDRKFVNFILKPQLERRRGYKLFLDDRDLLPRAEPSADLLVNLSRCRRLVVVLSDAFLGRAWCSHSFREGLCRLLELTRKPIFITFEGQRRDPAHPALRLLRQHRHLVTLLLWRPGSVMPSSNFWKELQLALPRKVQYRAMEGDPQTRLQDDKDPMLIVGSRVPEGRSLDPELDPDPEGDLGVRGPVFGEPSAPPHASGVSLGEGRGSEVDISDLGSRNYSARTDFYCLVSEEDV; encoded by the exons ATGGCAG GAGTCTGCAACAGGGCCCCTGACTTCCTCTCCCCATCTGGACACCAGGCGCTGGGGTCTGCCCTAGGCAGTGTGGTCACTCTGAACTGCACCGCCTCGGTGGTCTCTGGGCCCCACTGCCCCCTGCCCTCAGTCCAGTGGCTGAAAGATGGGCTGCTGCTGGGCAGTGGAAGACACCATGCCCTCCACGAGGACTCCTG GGTCAAGGCCAACTTGTCAGAGGTGCTTGTGTCCAGTGTCCTGGGGGTCAACCTGACCAGTGCGGAGGACTTTGGGACCTTCACCTGCTCCATCCAGAACGTCAGCTCCTCCTCCTTTACTCTTTGGAGAGCTG GCCCAGCTGGACATGTGGCTGCGGTGCTGGCTTCACTCCTAGTCCTGCTGGTCCTGCTCCTGACAGCGCTGCTGTATGTGAAGTGTCGACTCAATGTATTGCTCTGGTACCAAGACACGTACGGGGAGGTGGAGATGAACG ATGGGAAGCTCTACGACGCCTACGTCTCCTACAGCGACAGCCCCGAGGACCGGAAGTTCGTGAACTTCATCCTGAAGCCGCAGCTGGAGCGGCGTCGGGGTTACAAGCTCTTCCTGGATGATCGCGACCTCCTGCCGCGCGCGG AGCCGTCCGCCGACCTCCTGGTGAACCTGAGCCGCTGCCGGCGCCTCGTCGTGGTGCTGTCGGACGCCTTCCTGGGCCGGGCCTGGTGCAGCCACAGCTTCCG GGAGGGCCTGTGCCGGCTGCTGGAGCTCACGCGTAAACCCATCTTCATCACCTTCGAGGGCCAGCGGCGAGACCCGGCGCACCCCGCGCTTCGCCTGCTGCGCCAGCACCGCCATCTGGTGACCCTGCTGCTCTGGAGGCCCGGCTCGGTG ATGCCTTCCTCCAATTTTTGGAAAGAGCTACAGCTGGCACTGCCGCGGAAGGTGCAGTACAGAGCGATGGAGGGAGACCCCCAGACCCGGCTGCAGGATGACAAAGACCCCATGCTGATTGTGGGAAGCCGGGTCCCGGAAGGTCGGAGCCTGGACCCAGAGCTGGACCCTGACCCTGAGGGGGACCTGG GTGTACGAGGGCCTGTCTTTGGGGAGCCATCAGCTCCACCGCACGCAAGTGGGGTCTCACTTGGAGAAGGCCGCGGCAGTGAGGTGGATATCTCGGATCTCGGCTCCCGAAACTACAGTGCCCGCACGGACTTCTACTGTCTGGTGTCAGAGGAAGACGTGTAG
- the SIGIRR gene encoding single Ig IL-1-related receptor isoform X2, translated as MREESAEARGDPHLRPKPPTRPGALTDLIQGQRVSFAQPLGDQSARPRSPVEPWVAPVPSLPRGGPGQTMAGVCNRAPDFLSPSGHQALGSALGSVVTLNCTASVVSGPHCPLPSVQWLKDGLLLGSGRHHALHEDSCVLGVNLTSAEDFGTFTCSIQNVSSSSFTLWRAGPAGHVAAVLASLLVLLVLLLTALLYVKCRLNVLLWYQDTYGEVEMNDGKLYDAYVSYSDSPEDRKFVNFILKPQLERRRGYKLFLDDRDLLPRAEPSADLLVNLSRCRRLVVVLSDAFLGRAWCSHSFREGLCRLLELTRKPIFITFEGQRRDPAHPALRLLRQHRHLVTLLLWRPGSVMPSSNFWKELQLALPRKVQYRAMEGDPQTRLQDDKDPMLIVGSRVPEGRSLDPELDPDPEGDLGVRGPVFGEPSAPPHASGVSLGEGRGSEVDISDLGSRNYSARTDFYCLVSEEDV; from the exons ATGAGGGAAGAGAGCGCCGAGGCGCGAGGGGACCCCCACCTCCGCCCCAAG CCTCCGACCCGTCCTGGAGCCCTGACTGACCTGATACAAGGACAGAGAGTGAGTTTTGCCCAGCCCTTGGGAGACCAGTCTGCTCGGCCAAGGAGCCCCGTGGAGCCGTGGGTGGCCCCAGTACCCAGCCTGCCCCGAGGAGGCCCCGGCCAGACCATGGCAG GAGTCTGCAACAGGGCCCCTGACTTCCTCTCCCCATCTGGACACCAGGCGCTGGGGTCTGCCCTAGGCAGTGTGGTCACTCTGAACTGCACCGCCTCGGTGGTCTCTGGGCCCCACTGCCCCCTGCCCTCAGTCCAGTGGCTGAAAGATGGGCTGCTGCTGGGCAGTGGAAGACACCATGCCCTCCACGAGGACTCCTG TGTCCTGGGGGTCAACCTGACCAGTGCGGAGGACTTTGGGACCTTCACCTGCTCCATCCAGAACGTCAGCTCCTCCTCCTTTACTCTTTGGAGAGCTG GCCCAGCTGGACATGTGGCTGCGGTGCTGGCTTCACTCCTAGTCCTGCTGGTCCTGCTCCTGACAGCGCTGCTGTATGTGAAGTGTCGACTCAATGTATTGCTCTGGTACCAAGACACGTACGGGGAGGTGGAGATGAACG ATGGGAAGCTCTACGACGCCTACGTCTCCTACAGCGACAGCCCCGAGGACCGGAAGTTCGTGAACTTCATCCTGAAGCCGCAGCTGGAGCGGCGTCGGGGTTACAAGCTCTTCCTGGATGATCGCGACCTCCTGCCGCGCGCGG AGCCGTCCGCCGACCTCCTGGTGAACCTGAGCCGCTGCCGGCGCCTCGTCGTGGTGCTGTCGGACGCCTTCCTGGGCCGGGCCTGGTGCAGCCACAGCTTCCG GGAGGGCCTGTGCCGGCTGCTGGAGCTCACGCGTAAACCCATCTTCATCACCTTCGAGGGCCAGCGGCGAGACCCGGCGCACCCCGCGCTTCGCCTGCTGCGCCAGCACCGCCATCTGGTGACCCTGCTGCTCTGGAGGCCCGGCTCGGTG ATGCCTTCCTCCAATTTTTGGAAAGAGCTACAGCTGGCACTGCCGCGGAAGGTGCAGTACAGAGCGATGGAGGGAGACCCCCAGACCCGGCTGCAGGATGACAAAGACCCCATGCTGATTGTGGGAAGCCGGGTCCCGGAAGGTCGGAGCCTGGACCCAGAGCTGGACCCTGACCCTGAGGGGGACCTGG GTGTACGAGGGCCTGTCTTTGGGGAGCCATCAGCTCCACCGCACGCAAGTGGGGTCTCACTTGGAGAAGGCCGCGGCAGTGAGGTGGATATCTCGGATCTCGGCTCCCGAAACTACAGTGCCCGCACGGACTTCTACTGTCTGGTGTCAGAGGAAGACGTGTAG